A single region of the Thermodesulfobacteriota bacterium genome encodes:
- a CDS encoding AAA family ATPase has product METGEICVSAGARPLTTGLAAMGIENEAVRQLNGVFARNFICMPLKVVDEKLQVAVADSDDYETLEAVKSYTGKDVIPVTVPAAEILTAIDTFYGDLEYNDAEAGRLEDIRPTHKTFAVISNKGGVGKTHVSINLSCALSKLGKHILLIDGDLANADVSNKLGIFPSCTLQHFFSHAKKIEEIIYRTAYGFELIGGVSGEYKLANLNYAQRHKFIKHFLATSKYYDMTIFDLGAGISYAVLDFALAMDEIIIVTTPQDIISGYACVKAAFQRFMEIENKLRRNKKYEAKDCFAPYIAVNQTRNPRQGRMVFENIVKTADENINSDETEFVLRPNYMGSLPYESEVINKAELKKRPLFTEFSQSGFSRSIESLSKVLLDPSTGPEEETEPAGKLWRISKILGLNFF; this is encoded by the coding sequence ATGGAGACTGGCGAGATTTGTGTATCTGCCGGGGCCAGGCCATTAACTACAGGCCTGGCGGCTATGGGTATTGAAAATGAGGCAGTGAGACAGCTTAACGGCGTCTTTGCCCGGAATTTTATATGCATGCCGTTAAAAGTCGTAGATGAAAAACTTCAGGTGGCCGTGGCTGACTCCGACGATTATGAAACCCTGGAGGCCGTTAAATCTTATACTGGTAAGGACGTGATACCGGTAACCGTGCCTGCTGCTGAGATATTAACGGCGATTGATACATTTTACGGAGACCTGGAATATAATGATGCCGAGGCAGGCCGACTGGAGGACATCCGGCCCACCCATAAGACCTTTGCGGTTATTTCGAATAAGGGAGGGGTGGGCAAGACGCACGTCTCCATTAACCTGAGTTGTGCCCTGTCTAAACTGGGTAAACACATCCTCCTTATCGACGGCGATCTGGCCAATGCCGATGTTTCCAACAAGCTGGGGATATTCCCTTCATGTACCCTCCAGCATTTTTTCAGCCATGCGAAAAAGATAGAGGAGATTATTTACCGGACTGCTTACGGTTTTGAACTAATAGGAGGGGTCTCCGGAGAGTACAAGCTGGCCAATCTCAATTATGCCCAGCGGCATAAGTTTATTAAACATTTTTTGGCCACAAGCAAGTATTATGATATGACCATATTTGATCTTGGGGCGGGTATCAGCTATGCGGTGCTCGACTTTGCCCTGGCGATGGACGAGATAATCATTGTAACTACGCCTCAGGATATAATCAGCGGATATGCGTGTGTAAAAGCCGCTTTCCAGCGTTTTATGGAAATCGAGAACAAACTCAGACGTAATAAGAAATATGAGGCCAAAGATTGTTTTGCGCCCTACATAGCGGTCAATCAGACGAGGAATCCCCGGCAGGGCAGGATGGTTTTTGAAAATATCGTAAAAACCGCGGACGAGAACATAAATTCCGATGAGACAGAGTTTGTTTTAAGGCCGAACTATATGGGCTCCCTGCCTTATGAGTCTGAGGTTATTAACAAGGCCGAGCTGAAGAAAAGGCCGCTTTTTACCGAATTTTCTCAATCGGGCTTTTCCCGTTCTATTGAATCCCTGTCCAAGGTCTTGCTTGACCCATCAACCGGACCGGAGGAAGAGACAGAGCCTGCCGGTAAGCTGTGGCGTATCTCTAAGATATTAGGTTTGAATTTTTTCTAG
- a CDS encoding FAD-dependent oxidoreductase, with product MKKYKVIVIGAGPSGLFSCLELTKAGIGPILLIEQGKDIYERTDRSGKDLLCGWGGAGAFSDGKLTLSPDVGGFLGEIIPRKEVKSLLQQADDIFLSFGAPAKTYSPPREVLDNLEIQAKLAQMEFIYSPIRHLGTENCVRVLTNIREYLQDKIDIRTETKVDQIVVESGQTKGVRLPSGEVLRGEYVIAAPGRVGASWMKKEAARLGLTATPNPVDLGVRVEVPAVVMQKLTDVVYEAKLIYYSQTFDDRIRTFCMNPYGEVVSEAVDGLISVNGHSYAEKRSENTNFALLVSSRFTEPFDDPIGYGRAIVSLANLLGSGVIVQRLGDLLAGRRTTEKRISRCITRPTLPEATPGDLSFVFPYRHLKNIMEMLEALERIVPGVYSRHTLLYGVEVKFYSHRIRLNTELESEAKNLFITGDGSGITRGLIQASVSGLVAARAIIKRRKVQPRKNSNLIS from the coding sequence ATGAAGAAATATAAAGTAATCGTTATAGGCGCCGGACCGTCCGGTCTTTTTAGCTGTCTGGAATTGACTAAAGCCGGAATCGGCCCCATACTGCTTATTGAACAGGGCAAAGACATTTACGAGAGGACAGATCGCTCCGGTAAAGACCTCCTCTGCGGATGGGGAGGCGCCGGGGCCTTCAGTGACGGCAAACTCACCCTTTCCCCGGATGTAGGAGGATTTCTGGGTGAGATTATACCCCGGAAAGAAGTAAAAAGCCTCCTGCAGCAGGCCGATGATATATTCCTTTCCTTCGGCGCCCCTGCCAAAACCTACAGCCCGCCACGGGAGGTCCTGGATAACCTGGAAATACAGGCCAAGCTGGCCCAGATGGAGTTTATCTATTCACCCATAAGACATCTGGGTACGGAGAACTGCGTAAGGGTCCTGACCAACATCCGGGAATATCTACAGGACAAAATCGATATCCGGACAGAGACAAAAGTGGATCAGATTGTGGTGGAATCAGGCCAGACAAAGGGAGTGCGATTACCTTCCGGGGAGGTCTTGCGGGGAGAATATGTGATTGCCGCTCCGGGCCGGGTAGGGGCTAGCTGGATGAAAAAAGAAGCGGCCCGTCTGGGTCTTACGGCCACGCCCAATCCGGTGGACCTCGGCGTCCGGGTAGAAGTGCCCGCGGTAGTGATGCAAAAGCTGACAGATGTGGTTTATGAGGCCAAGCTTATCTACTATTCACAGACCTTTGACGACCGGATTCGAACGTTCTGCATGAATCCCTATGGCGAGGTGGTCAGCGAGGCCGTCGATGGCCTCATCTCCGTAAACGGCCATAGTTACGCGGAAAAACGCTCGGAAAACACAAATTTTGCGCTTCTGGTGAGCAGTCGCTTTACCGAGCCTTTTGATGATCCTATAGGCTATGGCCGGGCCATCGTTTCCCTGGCCAATCTGTTGGGCAGCGGGGTAATAGTCCAACGCCTGGGCGATCTGCTGGCCGGGCGGCGCACCACCGAAAAAAGAATTTCCCGATGTATCACCCGTCCGACTCTGCCCGAGGCCACACCCGGCGACCTCAGCTTTGTTTTCCCTTACCGCCACCTTAAAAATATCATGGAAATGCTGGAGGCCCTGGAAAGGATTGTGCCCGGTGTATATTCCCGGCACACACTCCTCTACGGAGTGGAGGTTAAGTTTTACTCACACCGCATTCGTTTGAATACCGAACTGGAATCAGAGGCCAAAAATCTCTTCATCACAGGAGATGGGTCAGGCATTACACGCGGGCTTATACAGGCTTCGGTGAGCGGTCTGGTGGCCGCCCGGGCCATTATCAAACGGCGCAAAGTTCAGCCTAGAAAAAATTCAAACCTAATATCTTAG
- a CDS encoding archaemetzincin family Zn-dependent metalloprotease: protein MTGHIYIQPISSSIGREPDAWLLEKIAHRLAGIFNARVIIEKEPIPIPDTAYNPRRRQYSAELLVQSLEREKKSGKVLAVADFDLYAPSLNFVFGLAGLLTDIAVISIARLRQEFYQLPADPALLTTRAIKEAVHEVGHLYGLSHCPDTRCVMHFSNSLQDTDRKSEEPCAKCREMIKQTEKPK from the coding sequence ATGACCGGGCACATTTACATCCAGCCGATTTCATCGTCGATAGGTAGAGAACCCGATGCGTGGCTATTAGAAAAAATAGCCCATCGGCTTGCCGGGATATTTAATGCAAGGGTCATCATAGAAAAGGAACCCATACCTATCCCGGACACGGCTTATAATCCCCGACGGCGCCAATACAGCGCCGAACTACTTGTCCAGTCTCTTGAAAGAGAAAAGAAATCCGGAAAGGTGCTGGCCGTGGCCGACTTTGACCTCTATGCGCCTTCTCTGAATTTTGTCTTTGGCCTGGCCGGTCTGCTTACGGATATAGCCGTAATCTCCATTGCCCGCCTCAGGCAGGAGTTTTATCAACTGCCGGCGGATCCGGCTCTGCTCACCACGCGGGCAATCAAGGAGGCGGTGCATGAGGTAGGACATCTCTATGGGCTATCCCATTGTCCGGACACACGCTGCGTCATGCATTTTTCAAATAGCCTCCAGGATACGGACAGGAAAAGTGAAGAACCCTGTGCGAAGTGTAGAGAAATGATAAAACAGACGGAAAAACCAAAATAG
- a CDS encoding Crp/Fnr family transcriptional regulator, protein MGESALESALSRCPLFAGLGDKDSREVSSISVRQRYKKRGLIFSEGDVAKGFYVILSGKVRIFKTSPEGKEQIIHFFSTGDMFAEVALFHGTTYPASAEALTDTEILFFPKQRFLRLIQEQPQLSLNMMANLARMLRYFTKLVEELSLMNVSSRLAAYLLNTADRYKGDKFVLEISKNQLASRLGTVSETLSRSFRKLKEQAIIEIEQDTICILNRQALEDISTGLTPM, encoded by the coding sequence ATGGGTGAATCGGCATTGGAAAGCGCGCTGAGTAGATGCCCGCTTTTTGCCGGACTGGGCGATAAAGACTCGCGGGAGGTGTCTTCCATATCCGTCAGGCAGCGGTATAAGAAAAGAGGGCTTATTTTTTCAGAAGGAGATGTGGCAAAGGGATTTTATGTAATCCTGTCTGGTAAGGTAAGGATATTTAAAACATCTCCGGAGGGCAAGGAGCAGATCATCCATTTTTTCTCTACGGGTGACATGTTTGCCGAGGTAGCCCTATTCCACGGGACTACCTATCCGGCCTCAGCCGAGGCCTTAACAGATACGGAGATCCTTTTTTTCCCTAAACAGAGATTTTTGCGGCTAATTCAGGAGCAGCCTCAACTCAGTCTGAACATGATGGCTAATCTAGCCAGGATGCTCAGGTATTTCACTAAGTTGGTAGAAGAACTCTCTTTGATGAATGTTTCCTCCAGACTGGCTGCTTATTTGCTAAACACAGCAGACAGATACAAAGGGGATAAGTTTGTTTTGGAGATAAGTAAAAACCAACTGGCCTCAAGATTGGGCACCGTAAGCGAAACTCTTTCCAGGAGCTTTAGAAAATTGAAGGAGCAAGCCATCATAGAGATAGAACAGGACACCATTTGCATCCTCAATCGGCAGGCGTTAGAGGATATATCGACCGGCCTAACCCCTATGTAA
- a CDS encoding multiheme c-type cytochrome: MVYRVSLMLFVALLFSLSASAQECADCHRKVTAHIVSDWQASKHSENGIDCPACHGGQHKSTQDVAKARIPTPETCGNCHEDRVQQFKKGKHAMAWAAMKAMPTAHWQPMALTEGLKGCGGCHKIGLKTEQEIKDLGKEGAAFGVASCDACHTRHTFSVQEARQPQACQTCHMGFDHPQWEMYSSSKHGVRYLLRQNKTLPETTAAPTCQTCHMQEGNHAVRTAWGFLAVRLPLPEDKQWADDRVTILQALGVLDPMGKPTPRLDVVKAADVARLTPEDWQKERDKMIKTCNQCHSANFAGREMEKGDRMIKEADHLLAEAIRTVAALYKDGILPKPKNYAYAFPDLLTFHDAPTVIEQKLFVMFLKHRMRTFQGTFHANPDYALWYGWSEMQRDLAEIKEMADEFRKCCRSRKK, translated from the coding sequence ATGGTGTACAGAGTTAGCCTTATGTTATTCGTGGCCCTGCTCTTTTCTCTCAGCGCTTCAGCGCAGGAATGCGCGGACTGCCACCGGAAAGTCACGGCCCATATCGTCTCTGATTGGCAGGCCAGCAAGCATAGCGAGAACGGCATCGACTGCCCGGCCTGTCATGGCGGCCAACACAAATCGACTCAGGATGTGGCAAAGGCCCGAATCCCAACTCCGGAGACCTGCGGTAACTGCCATGAAGACCGCGTTCAGCAGTTCAAAAAAGGGAAACATGCCATGGCCTGGGCGGCGATGAAGGCCATGCCCACCGCTCACTGGCAGCCCATGGCCCTGACAGAAGGGCTGAAGGGTTGCGGCGGGTGTCACAAGATCGGTTTGAAGACGGAACAGGAGATAAAGGATTTAGGAAAGGAGGGGGCCGCATTTGGCGTGGCTTCCTGTGACGCGTGCCATACCCGTCACACCTTCTCGGTTCAGGAGGCAAGACAGCCACAGGCATGCCAGACCTGCCACATGGGCTTTGATCACCCTCAATGGGAGATGTATTCGTCTTCCAAGCATGGGGTCAGGTACTTGTTAAGACAGAACAAGACACTTCCCGAGACTACTGCGGCGCCGACCTGCCAGACCTGTCATATGCAGGAAGGCAACCATGCGGTCCGAACCGCCTGGGGATTTCTGGCAGTGAGGCTTCCCTTACCGGAAGATAAACAGTGGGCTGACGACCGGGTTACCATTCTTCAGGCCTTGGGTGTACTTGACCCTATGGGGAAACCAACTCCGCGGCTGGATGTGGTGAAGGCGGCAGATGTGGCCAGGCTCACGCCGGAAGATTGGCAGAAAGAGCGCGACAAGATGATCAAAACCTGTAATCAGTGCCACTCTGCCAATTTTGCCGGGAGGGAGATGGAGAAAGGCGACCGTATGATTAAGGAGGCGGATCATCTCCTGGCCGAGGCCATCCGCACGGTGGCTGCCTTATACAAGGATGGAATTCTTCCTAAACCGAAAAACTATGCCTATGCCTTCCCGGACTTACTGACCTTCCACGATGCTCCCACGGTCATTGAACAGAAACTCTTTGTGATGTTTCTAAAACATCGGATGAGGACATTTCAGGGCACATTCCACGCCAATCCTGATTATGCACTCTGGTACGGCTGGAGTGAGATGCAGCGGGACCTCGCAGAGATCAAGGAGATGGCTGACGAGTTCCGGAAATGTTGCCGGAGCCGTAAGAAATAA
- a CDS encoding FprA family A-type flavoprotein → MKTYNVPEISEGIYWVGIKDWNRRIFDALIPLPQGTTYNAYLVRGKEKTALIDTVNPGFERELEEKIAQVIGEAPLDYIIMNHAEPDHAGAIPVMMELYKGAQLITTEKGAKMAQIYYNVPAERIRAVKDGDTIELGGKTLKFIEAPFLHWPETMFTYLAEDKILFSCDFFGAHTAFGLYDNEVEDILPLAKRYFGEIMMPFRKMGQKALEKIQDLEIKVIAPSHGPVYKNPEKILEVYRKWTAGETREKAIVVYVSMWKSTEAMIKTMVETLLAEGIEVSLYNVVNSDIGDIAGDLVDARAIVLGTPTVLGGMHPVAAHAANLAKALRPPLKYGVVLSSYGWGGGARRQALEVLGPTKIEVIDTLEVNGPPSDEDHKKIGEIGRQLSRKIKENG, encoded by the coding sequence ATGAAAACATACAACGTACCCGAAATCTCTGAAGGAATATATTGGGTGGGGATAAAGGACTGGAACCGCAGAATCTTTGACGCCCTGATTCCACTTCCCCAGGGGACAACGTACAACGCTTATCTGGTGCGGGGAAAAGAAAAAACGGCGCTCATCGACACGGTGAATCCCGGATTCGAGAGGGAGCTGGAAGAAAAGATCGCGCAAGTGATAGGTGAAGCCCCGCTAGATTACATTATAATGAACCATGCCGAACCGGATCATGCCGGCGCCATCCCTGTCATGATGGAGTTATATAAAGGGGCGCAGCTTATTACCACAGAAAAGGGCGCAAAAATGGCGCAGATCTACTATAACGTGCCGGCAGAAAGGATAAGGGCGGTTAAAGACGGGGATACGATTGAACTCGGCGGCAAGACCCTGAAATTTATCGAGGCGCCTTTTTTACACTGGCCGGAGACCATGTTTACATATCTTGCCGAGGATAAGATTCTTTTCTCCTGTGACTTTTTTGGGGCGCATACCGCCTTTGGGCTGTATGACAACGAAGTTGAAGACATACTGCCATTGGCCAAGAGATATTTCGGGGAGATCATGATGCCCTTCAGAAAGATGGGTCAAAAGGCCTTGGAAAAGATACAGGATTTAGAGATCAAGGTCATTGCCCCCAGCCACGGCCCTGTTTATAAAAACCCGGAAAAGATACTGGAGGTTTACCGTAAATGGACGGCCGGAGAGACGAGGGAAAAGGCGATTGTGGTTTATGTCAGCATGTGGAAATCTACCGAGGCGATGATAAAAACCATGGTGGAGACGCTCTTGGCCGAGGGTATTGAGGTGAGCCTGTATAACGTTGTCAATTCGGATATCGGAGATATAGCCGGAGACCTGGTCGATGCGCGCGCCATTGTACTCGGCACACCGACCGTACTGGGCGGAATGCATCCGGTGGCTGCGCACGCCGCAAATCTGGCAAAGGCATTGCGGCCGCCGTTGAAATACGGGGTTGTCCTAAGCTCTTACGGCTGGGGCGGGGGAGCGCGCAGACAGGCCCTGGAAGTATTAGGGCCGACAAAGATAGAGGTAATCGACACCCTTGAGGTAAACGGCCCTCCGTCAGATGAGGATCATAAAAAGATAGGTGAGATAGGAAGGCAACTCTCCCGTAAAATTAAGGAAAATGGATAG
- a CDS encoding PAS domain S-box protein, whose protein sequence is MAQLGKKVAEWEAPEDRTGRAERISGTNEEILAGIIVSITDHMSMIDENHNIVWANEVARELFGPDLVGKKCYRAYHGYDNPCEPCVARRCFEDGKVHDQETEVIRADGRQMVFWCVAGVAARHEDGRPRLVVEISRNITVRKQAEKALRESEARYRAVVEDQTEFICRFLPDGTLTFVNEAYCRYFGKRREELIGHDFLLLIPEEDREGVKNQISSLSPKNPVAMYEHRVIVPDGIHWQQWNDRAILDEQGRIVEFQSVGRDITERMEAEQRIRDYQKQLESLAMELSLAEERERRRIATDIHDDIGQALITAKLKLEMLQQSVSSTRTAARLNEITALLHQVIERVRSLTFELSPPILYYSGFEDAVEWLCERMQQEHGVRFEFTGDGQHIPMNEDARILLFKVVRELLTNIARHAQAQKARVSITRDGDNVQIHVHDNGIGFDASHVNSYPAGTPGFGLFSIRERLRHLGGHLEINSTTGKGTRVTVIVPATCRK, encoded by the coding sequence GTGGCACAACTGGGCAAAAAAGTTGCTGAATGGGAGGCACCGGAGGACAGGACCGGGCGGGCGGAGAGGATATCAGGGACGAATGAGGAGATATTGGCGGGGATTATTGTCTCGATAACAGACCACATGAGCATGATCGATGAAAACCACAACATTGTATGGGCAAACGAGGTCGCCAGGGAATTGTTCGGGCCGGATCTGGTCGGCAAGAAGTGTTACAGGGCCTACCATGGGTATGATAATCCCTGTGAACCGTGCGTGGCGCGAAGGTGTTTTGAGGATGGAAAGGTTCACGACCAGGAAACGGAGGTTATCAGGGCCGATGGGAGGCAGATGGTATTCTGGTGCGTGGCCGGTGTGGCGGCCCGGCACGAAGACGGCCGGCCCAGGTTAGTGGTGGAAATCTCCCGGAATATTACCGTCCGAAAGCAGGCAGAGAAGGCGCTGCGGGAAAGCGAGGCGCGCTACCGTGCGGTCGTTGAGGATCAGACTGAATTTATCTGCCGGTTCCTGCCGGATGGGACCCTTACCTTTGTCAATGAGGCTTACTGCCGGTATTTCGGCAAAAGGCGTGAGGAATTAATCGGCCACGATTTTTTGTTGCTCATTCCCGAAGAGGACCGGGAAGGCGTCAAAAATCAAATTTCGTCTCTATCCCCGAAAAATCCCGTTGCCATGTACGAGCATCGTGTTATTGTACCGGACGGCATCCATTGGCAGCAGTGGAATGACCGCGCCATATTGGACGAACAGGGGCGCATTGTTGAGTTTCAGTCGGTGGGACGCGATATTACCGAACGCATGGAAGCGGAACAGCGGATTCGCGATTACCAGAAGCAGCTCGAGTCGTTAGCCATGGAATTATCGTTGGCCGAGGAGCGGGAGAGGCGGCGTATTGCCACGGATATACACGATGATATAGGCCAGGCCCTGATCACTGCCAAACTTAAGCTGGAGATGCTGCAACAATCGGTCTCTTCCACCAGAACTGCGGCCCGGTTGAACGAAATTACCGCCCTTCTCCATCAGGTGATTGAACGTGTGCGGTCGTTGACATTTGAACTCAGCCCCCCCATCCTTTATTATTCGGGTTTTGAGGATGCGGTAGAGTGGCTTTGCGAGCGCATGCAACAGGAGCATGGCGTCCGGTTCGAATTTACGGGTGACGGACAGCATATACCGATGAACGAGGACGCCCGTATCCTCCTCTTTAAGGTGGTGCGGGAACTGCTGACAAATATCGCCAGACATGCGCAGGCGCAAAAGGCCCGGGTTTCCATCACAAGGGACGGCGATAATGTCCAAATCCACGTTCACGACAACGGCATCGGCTTTGATGCCTCCCACGTCAACTCCTATCCGGCCGGAACTCCCGGTTTCGGCCTCTTCAGCATTCGTGAGCGGCTGAGACATCTGGGGGGACATTTGGAAATCAATTCCACGACCGGTAAGGGAACACGGGTTACCGTAATAGTCCCGGCAACATGCCGGAAGTGA
- a CDS encoding response regulator transcription factor codes for MSIKILLVDDHTIVREGIRALLEKQPDMEVLGEAEDGRIAVRLARELRPDVILMDVAMPGLNGIEATRQVTGEVAGVKVLALSIYSDRRFVLDILKAGASGYLLKDCAFAELVRAVRCVTDNQTYLSPTIAHIVVKDYLHKMAEVQSSIFSALTNREREVAQLMAEGKSTKQIATALHVSTKTVETHRQQIMKKLKIHSIAELVRLAIREGLILI; via the coding sequence TTGAGTATAAAGATTCTCCTGGTTGATGACCATACTATCGTACGCGAAGGTATTCGCGCCTTACTTGAGAAACAGCCCGATATGGAGGTGCTCGGCGAGGCGGAAGACGGGAGGATAGCCGTGCGTCTGGCCCGGGAACTGCGGCCGGACGTGATCCTTATGGATGTAGCCATGCCTGGTCTGAACGGCATAGAGGCCACCCGTCAGGTCACCGGCGAGGTTGCCGGCGTCAAGGTACTGGCCTTGTCGATATATTCGGACCGGCGGTTCGTGCTCGATATCCTCAAGGCAGGGGCTTCGGGTTATCTATTAAAAGACTGTGCCTTCGCCGAATTGGTCCGCGCCGTTAGATGCGTGACAGACAACCAGACCTACCTGTCCCCTACCATAGCCCATATCGTGGTCAAGGACTATCTGCATAAGATGGCTGAAGTGCAATCTTCGATTTTTTCCGCTCTGACCAACCGGGAGCGCGAGGTGGCACAGCTTATGGCAGAGGGTAAATCTACAAAGCAAATCGCCACCGCCCTGCACGTGAGCACAAAGACGGTCGAGACCCATCGCCAGCAGATCATGAAAAAGTTAAAAATCCACAGCATAGCCGAACTGGTCAGGCTTGCCATCCGCGAAGGCCTGATTCTTATCTAA
- a CDS encoding PAS domain-containing protein translates to MPIKSKKEVKKVGTNDALLRELNEAKARARQCENIVASIAAPMFVTDKDLVITSINDAALKAMGYARDEVVGKMTCAQIARTPLCGTNQCTIKNCMRTGEVINGETVAETRDGRKVPIQAACSALFDEQGNPYGGMEVIIDRSEAVRAKWETDNILKSVAAPMFVTDKDLVVTSINDAALKAMGYARDEVVGKMTCAQLARTPLLRHQPVYHKELHAHR, encoded by the coding sequence ATGCCTATTAAGAGTAAGAAAGAGGTTAAAAAGGTTGGAACCAATGATGCACTGTTAAGGGAGCTTAACGAGGCCAAGGCCAGGGCCAGGCAATGCGAAAATATCGTAGCCTCGATAGCCGCACCCATGTTCGTAACCGATAAGGACCTGGTCATTACCTCCATAAATGATGCGGCCCTCAAGGCCATGGGCTATGCACGGGATGAGGTGGTGGGGAAGATGACCTGCGCCCAGATAGCCAGGACGCCCCTTTGCGGCACCAACCAGTGTACCATAAAGAACTGCATGCGCACCGGTGAGGTAATCAACGGTGAGACGGTGGCCGAGACCAGGGATGGCCGGAAGGTGCCCATCCAGGCGGCCTGCTCCGCCCTCTTTGACGAACAGGGCAATCCCTATGGCGGCATGGAGGTTATTATAGATCGGTCTGAGGCGGTCCGCGCCAAGTGGGAGACGGATAACATCCTTAAATCCGTCGCCGCACCGATGTTTGTAACCGATAAGGACCTGGTCGTCACCTCCATAAATGATGCGGCCCTCAAGGCCATGGGCTATGCACGGGATGAGGTGGTGGGGAAGATGACCTGCGCCCAGTTAGCCAGGACGCCCCTTCTGCGGCACCAACCAGTGTACCATAAAGAACTGCATGCGCACCGGTGA
- a CDS encoding methyl-accepting chemotaxis protein: protein MRTGEVINGETVAETRDGRKVPIQAACSALFDEQGKPYGGIEVIIDITEVKRLQKEADEQREYLARQVAMLVENMDKFSNGDLTIEPKAERDDEVGRLVDSLNRTIVGLRDIVGQIKDAADNVASGSQQTSSGAEQLSQGANEQAASIEEVSSSMEEMNSTVTQNADNAKQTTSIAEKAAGNAQESGNAVAEAVGAMKQIAQKISIIEEIARQTNLLALNAAIEAARAGEHGRGFAVVAAEVRKLAERSQTAAQEIANLSGSSVQVAERAGTLVAELVPNIQKTAELVQEINASSTEQASGVEQVTQAIQQLDKVVQQNASAAEEMSSTAEELSAQAENLLETIGFFKLDGHGERTVKKPAAGHISQTRGPERKKTAPATKSALHKTDIRPAIAHKSTGIDLKMKDKDISDQEFERF from the coding sequence ATGCGCACCGGTGAGGTAATCAACGGTGAGACGGTGGCCGAGACCAGGGACGGCAGAAAGGTGCCCATCCAGGCGGCCTGCTCGGCCCTCTTTGACGAACAGGGCAAGCCTTACGGCGGCATAGAGGTAATCATCGACATAACAGAGGTCAAACGCCTGCAGAAAGAGGCCGATGAGCAGCGGGAATACCTGGCAAGACAGGTGGCCATGCTCGTGGAAAACATGGATAAGTTCAGTAACGGAGATCTTACCATCGAACCGAAAGCCGAACGGGATGATGAGGTGGGTCGGCTCGTTGACAGTCTTAACAGGACCATTGTGGGGTTGAGAGATATCGTCGGCCAGATAAAGGATGCGGCCGATAATGTGGCCTCCGGCAGTCAGCAGACGAGCAGCGGGGCGGAACAACTCTCGCAGGGGGCGAACGAGCAGGCGGCTTCCATTGAGGAGGTCTCCAGCTCCATGGAGGAGATGAACAGCACGGTGACGCAAAACGCAGACAACGCCAAACAAACGACTTCTATTGCCGAGAAGGCCGCCGGCAATGCCCAGGAAAGCGGCAATGCCGTGGCGGAAGCGGTCGGAGCCATGAAGCAGATTGCGCAAAAAATATCCATCATTGAAGAAATCGCCCGCCAGACAAATCTCCTGGCTTTAAATGCGGCTATCGAGGCGGCCCGGGCCGGGGAACACGGACGGGGCTTTGCCGTGGTGGCGGCCGAGGTGCGCAAGCTGGCCGAGCGCAGCCAGACCGCGGCCCAGGAGATCGCCAACCTGTCCGGCAGCAGCGTTCAGGTGGCCGAACGCGCCGGCACTCTGGTGGCCGAGCTGGTTCCCAATATACAGAAGACCGCCGAGCTGGTTCAGGAGATAAACGCCTCCAGCACTGAACAGGCCAGCGGCGTTGAACAGGTGACCCAGGCTATCCAGCAACTGGATAAGGTGGTGCAGCAGAATGCCAGCGCGGCGGAAGAGATGTCGTCCACCGCTGAAGAACTCTCCGCCCAGGCCGAGAACCTCCTGGAAACTATCGGATTTTTCAAACTGGACGGGCATGGTGAACGCACTGTGAAAAAACCGGCCGCCGGGCATATTTCTCAGACTCGCGGCCCGGAAAGGAAAAAAACGGCGCCGGCAACAAAATCCGCCTTACATAAGACGGATATCAGACCGGCCATAGCGCATAAATCGACCGGGATAGACCTGAAAATGAAAGACAAGGATATATCCGATCAGGAATTTGAAAGATTTTAG